ATGTCATCGAGATCGACGCCGCATCGCACGGTGGCGTGGACGACGCCCGTGATCTGCGGGAGAAGGCGTTCTTCGGGCCCGCGTCGAGTCGTTACAAGATCTACATCATCGACGAGGCGCACATGGTCACATCGGCGGGGTTCAACGCCCTGCTGAAGGTGGTCGAGGAGCCGCCGGAGCATCTCAAGTTCATCTTCGCGACCACCGAGCCCGAGAAGGTCATCGGCACCATCCGGTCGCGTACGCACCACTACCCGTTCCGTCTCGTTCCGCCGGGCACGCTGCGCGAATATCTCGCCGAGGTCTGCGGCAAGGAGAACAGCTTCGTCGAGGACGGGGTGCTGCCGCTCGTCGTACGGGCCGGGGCCGGGTCCGTGCGTGACTCGATGTCGGTGATGGACCAGTTGCTGGCCGGCGCCGGCGACGACGGTGTGACATACGCCATGGCGACCTCGCTGCTCGGTTATACGGACGGCTCGCTGCTCGATTCGGTCGTGGACGCCTTCGCGGCGGGTGACGGGGCCGCGGCCTTCGAGGTCGTGGACCGGGTGATCGAGGGGGGCAACGACCCGCGCCGCTTCGTCGCCGACCTCCTGGAGCGGCTGCGCGACCTGGTGATCCTGGCTGCCGTGCCGGACGCCGGGGAGAAGGGCCTGATCGACGCACCCGCCGATGTCGTCGAGCGGATGCAGGCCCAGGCGTCCGTCTTCGGCGCCGCCGAGCTGAGCCGCGCCGCCGACCTGGTCAACGAGGGACTGACGGAGATGCGCGGGGCGACCTCACCGCGCCTCCAGGTCGAGCTGATCTGCGCCCGGGTGCTGTTGCCCGCCGCCTTCGACGACGAGCGCTCGCTGCAGGCCAGGCTGGACCGGCTGGAGCGCGGGGCTTCCTTCGCGACCGCCGGTACGGGACCCGCCATGGGGTACGTACCCGGGCCCGAGGCTCTGGCCCATGCTCCCGTCCCCGCAGCCCCGCCCGCCCACGCCGCTGCCCCGCCGCCCGTAGCACCCGCTCAGCCCGTGGCCCCCGTTGCACCCGCCGCTCCGCAGCCGCCTGCCGAGGCTCCGACCCCGGCTCCCGCGGGCGGTCAGCGTCCCGGGGCCTGGCCCAGTGCCGCCGCGCCGGAATCGGGCCGCCGCCCGGGTGGCTGGCCGACCGCTTCCACCCCCGGCCAGTCGCCGGCCCCGCAGGCGGCCCCGGCCCAGGCCCCCGCCCCGGACCAGGCCGCGCCCGCGGCACCGGTGCCCGCTGCCGCCGAGCCGAGCGCGGGAATGACGCAGGGCGCCGGCCAGGTGCGGAACATGTGGCCGGACATCCTGGAGGCCGTGAAGAACCGCCGCCGGTTCACCTGGATCCTGCTCAGTCAGAACGCCCAGGTCACCGGCTTCGACGGCGCCACCCTCCAGATCGGCTTCCTGAACGCTGGCGCGCGCGACAACTTCGCGAGCAGCGGCAGCGAGGAGGTGCTGAAGCAGGCCCTCGCCGAGCGGTTCAACGCACAGTGGAAGATCGAGGCGATCGTCGACCCGTCGGGCGGCGCGGGCGCACCCCCGCAGACCGGTGGTGGCCGTCCCTCCGCCGCGCAGCCCGCGCCGCAGCGTCCGGCCCCCGCGCCCCAGCAGAGTTACGAGTCCCGGCCCGCGCCCGCCGCACATCAGCAGCCGAGCGCCGCACCCGCCGAGGATCCCGCACCGCAGTCCTACTCCGGACAGTCCTACTCCGCGCAGCCCTCCTCCGCCCCCGAGCCCTCGCGCCCGGTCGCCCCCGAGGACGACACCCCCGAGGCCGATGACCCGGACCTCGTCGACTCGGCGCTCTCCGGGCACGACCTGATCGTCCGCGAGCTAGGTGCCACGGTCGTCGAGGAGTTCACCAACGAGTAGCCGACCGGGGCGGGCGCTCGGGGCGATCCCCGGGTCGTCCCGACGCGTCCACGGAGCGGCGTCCGTCAAGGCCGCCGTGGACCGGCGGCTAGGCTGCACCCCGTGAAGGTCCTCGTCATCGGCGGCGGCGCCCGCGAACACGCCCTGTGCCGCTCTCTCTCCCTCGACCCCGACGTCACCGCTCTGTACTGCGCTCCCGGCAACGCCGGCATCGCAGAGGTGGCCGAACTGCACCCGGTCGACGCACTCGACGGCGACGCCGTCGCGCGCCTCGCCACTGACCTGGGCGCCGAGCTGGTGGTCGTCGGCCCGGAGGCACCGCTCGTCGCCGGGGTCGCCGACGCCGTGCGCGCCGCGGCCATCCCCTGCTTCGGCCCCTCCGGTGAGGCGGCCCAGCTGGAGGGCTCCAAGGCGTTCGCCAAGGACGTGATGGCCGGGGCAGGCGTCCCGACCGCACGCAGCTACGTCTGCACCACCCCCGCCGAGATCGACACCGCCCTCGATGCCTTCGGCGCCCCGTACGTCGTCAAGGACGACGGTCTCGCCGCCGGCAAGGGCGTCGTCGTCACCGACGACGTCGAAGCGGCCCGCGCCCACGCCCTGGCCTGCGACCGTGTGGTCATCGAGGAGTTCCTCGACGGCCCCGAGGTCAGCCTGTTCGCGATCACGGACGGTACCACCGTGCTGCCGCTCCAGCCCGCGCAGGACTTCAAGCGCGCCCTGGACAACGACGAGGGCCCGAACACCGGCGGCATGGGCGCGTACTCACCGCTCCCGTGGGCCGACCCCAAGCTGGTCGACGAGGTCATGCAGTCGGTGCTCCAGCCGACCGTCGACGAACTCCGCCGCCGCGGCACCCCGTTCTCCGGGCTGCTGTACGCGGGCCTCGCGATCACCTCGCGCGGCGTCCGGGTGATCGAGTTCAACGCCCGTTTCGGTGACCCCGAGACCCAGGTGGTCCTGGCCCGTCTGAAGACCCCGCTGGCCGGTGTCCTGCTGGGCTCCGCCAACGGCACCCTCGACGAGCTGCCCCCGCTCAGATGGCGCGACGAGGCAGCCGTCACCGTGGTCATCGCCTCGCACAACTACCCGGGTACGCCGCGCACGGGTGACCCGATCGAAGGGCTCGACGAGGTGGCGTCGAAGGATGCCCCGCACGCGTACGTCCTGCACGCCGGGACCAGGAGGGACGGCGACGCGATCGTCAGCGCCGGTGGCCGGGTGCTGTCCGTGACCGCGACCGGCAAGGACCTCGCGGCCGCCCGTGAGCGCGCCTACACGGCGGCGGCCCGGATCCGGCTCGACGGCTCGCAGCTCCGTACGGACATCGCCCGGAAGGCCGCGCAGGCCTGAGACCGACCGGTTCCGGACAGGACCGGAGGGGGGCCGGGCGAACCAGCCCCGCCCCGCCCCGCTCCGTCCCCTCCGGACCACGCGGCATGAAGTCCGCCCACCCCCGCCCACCCCCGTCCACCTCCACTGACGCGCCGCTGCCCCAAGGACAGCGGCGCGTCAGCACCTTTGCCCAAAGCCATTCCATCGAGTGACGGCTGCGCTATCCGGATGACGCCCGCCGAGGCCCCAACTAGGGTGCGGCGCAAGCATTCCGGCACTTGGCCCACTGGCATTGCGATGTCAGTGACGGGTGCCACAGTGGGGGAGTGAACAACACCGCCGCGGGGGCAGAGGGGGTGACGTCCGGCCGTGTCCGGTACCGGTACAAGTGAGGAGCTGGGTGTGCAGAGTGCGCGCGCCCGGGCTCTTGCCCTGCTGCGCATCCGCGGCAGAGCCACTGCCGTGGCAGTCCTGCCGGCGGCGGTGGCCGTCGTGCTGCTCGTCGCGGGCGCGCAGGGCCATGCCGTCGGCAGCGGCTGGGACGCGGCGCGCTGGGTTGTGACGGCCTGCGCGGTCGTCGTGCTCCTGCTCGCCGCGGCGGTCGCGGCCGCGATCGTACGGGCGAGGCCGGCGGTCAGCCCGACCGTCCCGCTCCCGGAGGGCGCCGCCCCCGATCTCTACCGCCTGGTCAGGGATCTCGCCGACCGGCTCGGAGTTCCCGCGCCCTCGGCGATAGCCCTCACGCCCGACTGCGACAGCTGGCTGGAGGACCGCACACACCCCTCGGCAAAGCCCGCGGCAGCCCCCGGAGCGGACCCGGGCGCGCGTTCCGGGGGCCGGGCCCGGCGTCGGGTCCAGGCGGCTCCCGTGCTGGTCATCGGTTCGCCCTTCCTGTGGTGGATGCGGGTCGCGGAGCTACGGGCGGTGCTCGCCCCCGTCGTCGCGGGCACGGGCCCCTCGGCGCATCCCGACATAGCCGCGGCGCGCCGTTTCGTACGCGGGCTGGACGGAGCGGTGGCCGATGCGGCCGCGCCCGTTTCCGGCCCGCTGTCCGGGGTGCGCAGAGTGCCGCGCGCCTTCGTCGGCCGGGTCGCCAGGCTGCTGCTGCGCAGCTGTCGCACCCATGCGGCGGAGATGGAGCGGGGCGTCGCCGCCGCCGCGTCGGTCCGTGCACAGGGTGTGGATTACGGTCTGCGGATCGTCGCCCAGGAGCAGGTCGGCCTCGCCTACGCGGGCTGGGACCGGCTGCTCACCCGGGTCGCGCTGCCCGCCTGGCAGATGGGCCGCTGGCCGTCCCGGCTGGACGCGGGCGTCGTGTCCGCCCTCACCGAGCTCTCCCGGCGCGATCGCCTTGCCGACGGATTCACCTCGCGGCTCGGCGAGCGCCCCGCCTGTGACCTCCTGGAGGAGCCCGGCGCGGCCGACGAGGCGGCGTCGCTGCTGGCGGCCCGGCTCTTCCACGGCGGCCCGGCGGAGACCGGTCCCGACTGGTCGCCGGTCGACTGGCAGCAGTATCCGGAAGAGGTCGTCGACCGGAAGTGGCGCACCGAGGCCGCCCGCCTGCACCGGGTCCTCGACTCGATGGGCACGTCGCCCGCCGACGGCTCCTCGGACCGTCCCGGCAACTCCTCGGACCGTCCCGGCGGTCCCGGCGGTCCCGCGTATCCCGTCGACGCCGGGGTGCCCACGCTGGCCCGTGTCGTCGAGCATCTGGCGGGCCGGTGCGGGAGCGGCGAGGAGCTCGCGGCCGGGATCAGCGCCGCGGTGGCCCGCGAGGAGGCGGCGGCCCAGCAGCCCCCGTCCGGCGGCGGCACACCGAGTCCGGTGAGCGGCCCCCGGAGCGCCGCTCACCAGGGCGGGGACATCCTGGACTTCTGGGGCCCGGACCCTCTCCCGCTCCTGCCGCTCCAGCCACCCCGTACAGGTACGGAACTCCTCGCCGACCACGTCGCGGCCATGGTCTGCTGCGCCGCCGTCGACACGGCGGGCGGGGCGCCCGGGCTGGACTGGCTGGACGGTCCCACGCTGCTGGTCGGCGGCGAGCGCCGGGCGGATCTGGGCAGTCCCGTCCTCAGCCTGGTCGAGGACGGGGACGCGGGGCCGCTGCGTTCCTGGCTCGCCTCGGTCGGCGTACGCCTCGACAAGCCCGTCCGTCTCGTCTGAACCACGGACCCCCGGCGCCCGACCGAGGCCGCCGCACACCCTTACCCGGAAGGTGGCGTTCCGTTAACGTCAATTCGCGACGAACGGTGACGGAGTGCATGCGTTATGTGATGTGCTGGGGATCGACGCTGACAGTCGGCGCATCGATGCTGTCTCGGGGGACGAGAGGGAGGGGAGCGGTATGGGGGCGGAGCAGATTCGCCGATGGGAGTCGGGTGCCCTCGCGCACGCCGTCTCCGACCCCTTCGGCCAGGGCCCGCTGCCCTGGCTGCGCGGCAGTGAGAACTACTTCGACGACACCGGACAGGTCGTCCCCTGGTACGCGGACCCCACCCTCGCCCGCGGCTCCACCGACGGCGGCACGCGTACGGCCGACGATGTGCACCGCCAGATCAAGGGCTTCATCTCCACCGGCGCCGCCGCCCCGGGCGAGGCGATCGACTTCCACATCACCGTCGATCCGCCCCAGCAGTTCTCCGTGGACATCTACCGCATCGGCCACTACGGGGGCGACGGCGCCGCCAAGATCACCACCAGTCCCCGGCTCTCCGGCATCGTCCAGCCCGCCCCGCTCACCGCCGACCGCACGGTCTCCTGCCACCACTGGTGGCAGTCCTGGCGGCTGCAGATCCCCGCCTACTGGTCGATCGGCGCTTACGTCGCCGTGCTCACCACGGTCGACGGATACCGCTCCCACATCCCGTTCACGGTCCGCGACGAGCACCCGGCCGATCTGCTGCTGATCCTGCCGGACATCACCTGGCAGGCGTACAACCTCTACCCGGAGGACGGCCGCACAGGCGCCAGCCTCTACCACGCCTGGGACGAGCAGGGCCGCC
This sequence is a window from Streptomyces sp. NBC_01217. Protein-coding genes within it:
- a CDS encoding DNA polymerase III subunit gamma and tau gives rise to the protein MSSLALYRRYRPESFAEVIGQEHVTDPLQQALRNNRVNHAYLFSGPRGCGKTTSARILARCLNCEQGPTPTPCGECQSCRDLARNGPGSIDVIEIDAASHGGVDDARDLREKAFFGPASSRYKIYIIDEAHMVTSAGFNALLKVVEEPPEHLKFIFATTEPEKVIGTIRSRTHHYPFRLVPPGTLREYLAEVCGKENSFVEDGVLPLVVRAGAGSVRDSMSVMDQLLAGAGDDGVTYAMATSLLGYTDGSLLDSVVDAFAAGDGAAAFEVVDRVIEGGNDPRRFVADLLERLRDLVILAAVPDAGEKGLIDAPADVVERMQAQASVFGAAELSRAADLVNEGLTEMRGATSPRLQVELICARVLLPAAFDDERSLQARLDRLERGASFATAGTGPAMGYVPGPEALAHAPVPAAPPAHAAAPPPVAPAQPVAPVAPAAPQPPAEAPTPAPAGGQRPGAWPSAAAPESGRRPGGWPTASTPGQSPAPQAAPAQAPAPDQAAPAAPVPAAAEPSAGMTQGAGQVRNMWPDILEAVKNRRRFTWILLSQNAQVTGFDGATLQIGFLNAGARDNFASSGSEEVLKQALAERFNAQWKIEAIVDPSGGAGAPPQTGGGRPSAAQPAPQRPAPAPQQSYESRPAPAAHQQPSAAPAEDPAPQSYSGQSYSAQPSSAPEPSRPVAPEDDTPEADDPDLVDSALSGHDLIVRELGATVVEEFTNE
- the purD gene encoding phosphoribosylamine--glycine ligase; its protein translation is MKVLVIGGGAREHALCRSLSLDPDVTALYCAPGNAGIAEVAELHPVDALDGDAVARLATDLGAELVVVGPEAPLVAGVADAVRAAAIPCFGPSGEAAQLEGSKAFAKDVMAGAGVPTARSYVCTTPAEIDTALDAFGAPYVVKDDGLAAGKGVVVTDDVEAARAHALACDRVVIEEFLDGPEVSLFAITDGTTVLPLQPAQDFKRALDNDEGPNTGGMGAYSPLPWADPKLVDEVMQSVLQPTVDELRRRGTPFSGLLYAGLAITSRGVRVIEFNARFGDPETQVVLARLKTPLAGVLLGSANGTLDELPPLRWRDEAAVTVVIASHNYPGTPRTGDPIEGLDEVASKDAPHAYVLHAGTRRDGDAIVSAGGRVLSVTATGKDLAAARERAYTAAARIRLDGSQLRTDIARKAAQA